From a region of the Triticum aestivum cultivar Chinese Spring chromosome 7D, IWGSC CS RefSeq v2.1, whole genome shotgun sequence genome:
- the LOC123170762 gene encoding uncharacterized protein, producing MDSDLEYIYEQYVESPVGLSDEEEYSDETMMMQAVIGDARRSMFSVSRALSRVMSAQPQQGNEQRQYLRLRISREKKPCQRLGFRPSRPTRERRCRSEPGFLVVVPSLALSSVRWLCARQSTATSSASSTEPTAPRKDKKSPRSTAVDRIGDLPDEIIHHLLSFLPAQEAVRTSVLARRWRHLWKSATGLRIVGIEGVDTVQELRKFVDHLLILRGHAELHLRSRSRSSRKRTCPT from the exons ATGGATTCtgatttggagtacatatacgagcagtATGTTGAGTCGCCGGTTGGCTTGTCAGACGAGGAGGAGTACTCCGATGAGACGATGATGATGCAGGCGGTCATTGGAGACGCGCGAAGGAGCATGTTCTCAGTTTCAAGGGCTCTATCAAGGGTCATGAGTGCTCAACCACAACAGG GAAACGAGCAGAGGCAATATTTACGGTTGCGGATCTCGCGCGAGAAAAAACCCTGCCagcggctagggtttcgcccgagCCGCCCTACACGAGAGCGACGCTGCCGTTCCGAACCTGGTTTCCTCGTCGTCGTGCCGTCGTTAGCTCTGTCGTCCGTCCGTTGGCTCTGCGCTCGTCAGTCCACCGCTACCTCGTCCGCCTCTTCAACAGAACCGACGGCTCCGAGAAAGGACAAGAAATCGCCTAGATCGACCGCCGTCGACCGCATCGGCGACCTCCCGGACGAGATCATCCACCACCTCCTCTCCTTTCTGCCCGCGCAGGAGGCCGTGCGCACGTCCGTGCTCGCCCGGCGCTGGCGCCACCTCTGGAAGTCGGCGACCGGCCTGCGCATCGTCGGCATTGAGGGCGTGGATACCGTCCAGGAGCTCCGGAAGTTCGTGGACCATCTGCTGATCCTGCGTGGGCACGCGGAGCTACATTTGAGATCGAGATCTCGGAGTTCTCGCAAGAGGACGTGCCCTACGTGA